A single genomic interval of Melanotaenia boesemani isolate fMelBoe1 chromosome 4, fMelBoe1.pri, whole genome shotgun sequence harbors:
- the si:ch211-286b5.5 gene encoding guanine nucleotide-binding protein G(I)/G(S)/G(O) subunit gamma-5, with protein sequence MSNNNASSNLIVAQRAVKQLRLEASIRRIKVSQAAADLRNFCLQNASKDPLLMGVPSSDNPFRPPKSCSLF encoded by the exons ATGTCCAACAACAATGCCAGCAGCAACTTAATTGTTGCTCAAAGGGCCGTGAAGCAGCTTCGATTAGAGGCCAGTATTCGGAGGATCAAG GTGTCCCAGGCTGCTGCTGATCTGAGAAACTTCTGCTTGCAAAATGCTTCCAAGGACCCTCTTCTGATGGGAGTCCCTTCCAGTGATAATCCCTTCAGACCCCCAAAATCCTGCTCACTGTTCTGA